AAAAAGTgccagggggtgtttgggaggagggggctaaactttagccctatcacatcggatgttcggatactaattagaaggacttaattacaaaactaattgcagaacccctaggctaaatcgcaagacgaatctattaagcctaattaatccatcattagtgaatggttactgtagcaccacattgtcaaatcatggactaattaggcttaatagattcgtctcgtgatttagcctagggattgtgtaattagttttgtaattagtttaggtttaatactcctaattagtatccaaacattcgatgtgacgggggctaaaatttaaccccctcctcccaaacacccccgaaagAGCACGCATGGGAAACCGAAAAGAAGAGGGTGCAGTCCACACGAGCATCAAAGCCTACATCCTAAACCAGTGTGATACTGATACACATTACGGGTGAGATTACATTCCTACATAAATTCAGTTAAGACATAGCATGGCAGCAAGCTGAGTACCCTAGCTTGACCCTGAAAGTTACCCTAGGCCCTAGGCGCAGTAACACTGGATTTTTACTAGGCGGAGGATTAGCACGACTACAAAGGCCAGACCTACATCATTTATATACTTGGATCAGTGGATCTGCCACAGCGTCTAGGCTTCAAGGGCGCCTCAGCTGCTGAACCAGGGCTACTGGCAGTGGCAGTCTAGTCCCAGGAGCCCCATGCTGGTTTGTTCTGGATGCCGCGGCAGCCATTCGAGAGGTGATTATCGCGCTCCGCTCCAGCATAAGCTTCTTCCGCATTTTCTCCGTCAATTCTCTCGATCGTAAGACCAGATTGTCAACTTCAGAGAGAAATGACATCTTAGCTTCCATCTTCTGAAACTGCATGAGAAAGTATGCCAGTGAACCAAAGCACTCAAtgttaagaaaacaaagaacaGGTATAAATATTTTCTGAAATTTTCTAGACAAACGCCTAATCGAAAAAAGGTGACATTGGAATCTGAAACTTTGTTGGAAACGTAAACAGCATAGAATCATTGCCACATGAGTTACCTGCTTTTCGATCACAAGTGCAGCTAGTTGCCGAATATGAACTTCCTCCTGCTCCGCGAGGAACTTAGCCTTCACTGCAGCTGCTGAAACGGCGGTACCTGCCGCTCTCTGTAGCCTTATTACgggatcagcagcagcagcagcaatgatGTTTTCGTTGCTGTTAGGTTCTGTGATCATATGTGAGCCAAATTATTCCTACGTCACATAAACTATTTTGCAAACAGTGAACCCTGGGGAAATGATATGAAAGCTAAGCTGCATTTACCGATCACTTTCCATATAATATTTAATAACTGAAATGCCAATGACTCCCTATGCTACATGATATAGGCCCATCATGCAATACGAGAATTAAACTTCTTTAAGTAATAAGTATGGATGATCAGTCATCAGTTATGCAACTTTGATATGTTGATTTTTTTCACACGTACATAAGTACCATTACATCTGCGATTTAAATCAGTTACTTCCATATGACAATAAATTATAGTCACTAGTAATCTATCACAAAGTCATGAATAGTCAAAGTTTAATTTCTGGAGACTAGGAGCAAAAATTTAATCTTATTTTGGAATTATTGATTTTTCGTCCTACATTTTGGATAAACACAGCTTTCCATGAAACAATTGAAGCTGGCCAGTTTCTTAATCCTTGTTGGGGCCAGGAAATCTGATGACTGGTCCATAGCCCCACTTGCAGGAGTTCGAAACCCTGGGATTGAGGCACATTCCTCAATGGTGTGCAATGAAAACAATAATGTATAAGGTCGAATAAAGTACCTTTTGTGTTGCCATTTCCAGTTTGGTTGGACTCGTGTTGTTGCATGCTAGATGAGGCCACAGGTGCAAGTTCAATCTCTTCTGGATCTACCTTTCCATGTGAAGGTGAGCCATCATCTGGTAATTCCATAGAACTTGGTTTGTCCCCTTCTACTCGTTCAGGGTTGGTTGTCCCCTTTGTACTTGCTGCACTGGCTTCTTGGGAAGCTATGGAACTAGGTTCATTTGTATTAGTTGAAGTAGCAGAACATGGAATAGTATTACAACCATATCTCATCTTATCAGATGCAACACTACTCTCCATTATAGCAGTTCGATTATCAGAATCCTTTGTGCTGTTGGATATGACTTCCGCTTGGGGACCTTCAACAAACGATTCCTTTGTGTTAGATAATTCCATGTGCTCTTTCTGTGAGGTGAATGTAGCTTTCTCTTTTTCCAGAGCTAAAGCACTTTCTTCCCTTTCACTGCTATCTTTATCAGTAGCATTCACATTTTGAGTACCACCAACGCCTCCTTGGCACTCACCACCTGTGCAAGGGCTACAAGTTTCAATTTTATCAGTAAATTTGGCAATTGCAGGTCCATACCAAACATGAGTCCTAGGACAAGCTACTCTACCTGAAATTGGAAGTAGGATCTTCGAGGTTACTCGGTGGATCCGGAAGTATAAAACAGTGCCCAGTTGCCAGTTGGAGAGCAGGAGATATTTCAGATATAGCTCTCAGTGAATTACAACATGAAGTAACAGCATCCTCACGTTCCACAACAGAAGCAAAAAATGCAGCCTGCAGGTTATTTTACCAAACATCAAAGAGCTCTCTTATTATGTAAGTAATAAAAGATTGATAAAAGCAGAAGTGTCTACTCACTAGTGCCATCACAGGGTTTCCTGCTTCAGCAAATGAACCCAAGTCTTCTTTATCCAAAAAGTGACCAATTACTTCAAAAGTAGATCTCAGGACATCAATAACAAAGTTGGATGCATGTTCCCCAGAAACATCAACATCAGCTAAATTTTTCTTATTTGCAGGATCCATCAATGAAGATTTGTTTGATTCATCAACAATGGAAGACGCGACTAGAACATTATCACCTGGATTCATGGTATCCTCTTTAGCAGAAACGCTTTGGTCAGCTAATTTTGTTCCTGTTTCTGAAGAATTAGCATCTGCTTTCTTGAAAGTTTTTTCATCAGTGCTCTCTTTTCCTTCTGCATTGTCATCTACATCCATTTCCTCAGGTACATCAAAAGTGCCAGTTTCTGCCAAATCCTGTGTAATCTTCTGAGGTGTTTCACTGAATTCTTTACCATCTAGAAAGTAATCGAAAATTGGCATTTGGAGGAAGTATAGCATGCActgttcttttgtttttgtaGCAACATGCTCAGCAATCTCATCCCATTCTTTTCCTTTAAAAATTTCTAACGCTTCCAAAAGAAGCAATGTCTCCTGGTCAGTCCAGTTAGAACCACCTGAGCCTGGAACCTCTGCATATTCCATAAGGATGAAATCAGCATTTGACATGCCTTCATCAAACTTTCCTACATTGTAGCAATCAGAACACAGATCAAAGTCTACCTGGAAAGGATTAAGATGAGATTATTCAGCATTAGACCCCAAATGAATAAGAAATTATCAGAGTTCAGGAATGATGATTAAATGATATTTTGTGACAGGGTAAAGGCACCACAGTAAGATGGGGATACCACTTAGCATGGCCAGAGCAATAAAAAATATGCATGGGTTGAAGCAAATAGGTGAACATACTGTGCAGTAATAATTGGAATGATCACACTACATATGAGGTTAAGCTGCCTCATGCAAAGCTAAGGTTGCCCCTTTTGGGTACAAAAGTAAAACGCACATAATGCACAAGGTAAGTATGATTGCCAGTTGCATAGAATTTATGTGAGACTATGAACACATCATTTTTAACCAAAAcaataagttgttgaactaagggcatgtttggtaccCTTGCTGGGTACTGTTTTGCCTAGCTTAGCAAGAACAGGTGCTGTGAAGCGTTGTTTggttagctagctagctgcctcGGGGTTTGAGCTTTCAAGCTTTTTGCACATCAAGCTGAGCGAGCCAAAATCACTCTCCTGCACCGGCAAGCTTTGCCTTGCCGAGCTAGGCGAGGCGAGCTGGAGAGGCAAAGCTACCAAGCACGCCCTAACTGTCAGAAGTTACCCAGCTGCAGCTTTGCATAAGCATGACTGCTCAATAAAACATAATGGAATTAGAATCGCCCAATTATATACGCCGCATAAAATGATCGGAAAACCACCAGGTGTTAAACAGGCAATGGGGGTGGAACCTAGCTCTTAAACACCAGTTCGGCGTGCCAGGTGGCCATTAGGTAGAGTGTTGTTGTGGGTGTGAAGCGGGGCCCAGGGACAGCACAGCCCTCCCTCACTTGTAACGCAGGATATAGGATTAGTTAGTTAGCACGTGGCATCCAAGCCTGTTAGATAAGATAAGAGTTATTGCTAATTTGTTAGGCCTATTGTTAGGAAGAAGGTGGCTTTGTAAATATGAAACTGGCAGTCTGGCACCCAAATTCAACTCAAAAGCTCAATTTTTTTTAGAGTTAGGGACTCCTgaatatatatacacatgacGAGGTTATCGTCTATGAGGAAGCAAGAAACAAAAGTATGTATATCCCATTCAGCCCTAAATCCTGAGCTGCATTTCTCCCTGTTGTCCTGCACCCTCAAATATATAGTTCTCCTTTCTCCAAAGATCATAACATTGTAAACTAACATTTAATTTCTCAACAAAACAAATTCTGAAACATTTGTAGATAAAAGATAAAAAGAACAACACATAGTGATGCAAGTTCTTCTGTTGGAGCAGTGAAACTGACCTGAGTCCTACAATGATAGCGCTTTCTAGAACAATCAACTGAGCAGGAGTTGCAATGATACTCAACGGAAGACTCAGCTGTGGTTATCGCATCTTCAGCTAGGGTAGGCTCAGCAAGCAAACTAGTGAACTGAACTGGAGATATGACATCAGCTTTCTTCGGAACAGGTACCAGATACGAATGAACAGTTTTAAACTGAAATAGCTTCTCAACCAGAGAAATTTCCTCCGCTGTATCAGCACCAGTTTTGCTCTCAACTAGCTCGCATTTCTGCGTAACTGGTGGAAAAGGGTGGAAATTAACCAAGCCCCAGTGAGACAAGAACTCCAAAATTTCAAGACGAGCATCCATCTTCCCAATTGACAACTCAGACAAATCTTTGGCCTCCAAATGCACTTCAGGGTTAAAGTGAAACTTGCTCATGATTAAATTTCTAATTCCCAAGTATATCTTGGGTGTCCTCATCTCTGATTTCCCATCAAAAAATGTAGCCAACATTTGCTTCTCAATTGGGTGAATTCCCTTCCATGAAAACCATCCTTTAGGAAATAGCAACAAGTAAAGAGGACAAACAATAATACAGTACAGTATGCAAAATGCATGTACAATTTTATGTAGCTCCAGCATGCAAGGACATCAGCTGCATTTTAATGCTAAAAAGGGCTTGCATTTTATGCATTGTACCTACAGAACATTTCAGACACCATCGAATTATCACAGTTTAGCATAGATAGTAAGCTCAAACCCTCAGATTAAGGATCATATACTGCAATTAACAACAGACATTGCTCCATTGTCATGGCAACAACAGAACTATTACTTCTTTTAAGTTATAGAAATAACTCCTCCCATGAATTTGCATGGTAAACAACTAAAAGAATATATAACTGATACTGGCAACTCTGCTAGATTTTTAATAAAAATCCTTCAAAATGAACATTACATGCCTATTGTTGTTTTAGGCTTATAAAATGGAAAGATGGTTGTAGAAAATGGTGGGTGACAAATAACTTTCATTGACATTGTATTTCTATTGTGGAATTGTGGATATTATCTAGAATAGATATGGACGGTGCAATAAATATGTAGGCCCAAATAAACTTCGCTAGTGTTTGAATAGTAAAATTAAACAGAGGCAAATCTTGGCTTAACAGAAAGTGTTACCACTTTGCTACTGTTACTGGgcccaaaaagaaaacaagaaaaacaaagaacAAAATTCTTTTAGCTGACATGATCCTTGCAGGAAAAGAAACAGGCTTTCTTTCCTCAATGTACGCAACACAGCAACAGAACATGAATTACACTCTTAAGCAGTTTCTTAAGTCTTGAAATACGTTTCTGGCTAAAAAACATGTTTCCCCAAGGATAGTAGTTTAATAAACTTGATTGCAACTATTACAGGTTACTAAAATTTCAAAGCTAGAATACCAAATCATGGTTGGTAGCAGATGCAACTGAATTTTTGTAAATAAGAGCTGTGGTCGCTAACTAggagcctaccccaacttgcttggggcTCAAAGGCTTTGATGTTGTTGGTCACTAACTAGGCTACTACCTAATATGCCAATAATAGGGCTAGCACTGGTTTATGCTACTATAAACAAATATCTCACTAGGGAAAAACTGCAAAAGATGCCTtgttttcattctttttcttttgatgatTAATTTCATCAAGTCGGAAAGGTAGCTTGGGTAAGTCACTTAAACAATAAAACTAACTGCAAGCTAAAGGAAAAGGATGTGAAACCACTCTTGTTGTAAGCCGCCATAAAGACCCGATCTGTAAGGAGTTGGTGTGAGGATGTTTGGTGCAGGAGTTAATTCTTAACGACTTGAAATTGATAGCAGTGGCCAAGAAAGATAGGAAATTTCTCTACTTGTTGTAGTATCTGACAGTACTAGGAAAGGTAGTCATGAAGAGGTGATGTGCTTTCATATTATCCTATTTTCTAGGAAATCTATGATATAATATTTTTGATCTGACAGAGAATTGAATGCACCATTCATAGGGATAAAATGCTTAACAATTCCCATTGGCCTTTCCTAGGAGCACCAGGTAGGCaacaaaaagataaaaaagaagGGGGAAAAATTGTTGCAAAGTAATATGCAGCAAATAATTCAGGCTAAAAATGACAGTATGCAATTAATTCCAAAATAAATAATTTGAACATGACAATGCATTGGTGCATTACCACACAAACAGTATTCGCAGAACAGGTTTCAAAAGTTAAGTATGAACTACAATACATGTCTTTTAGTGTTTTTTTCTATATTGTACTTTCTGTAGGCTGGCAGTATGATGAAACACATTGATCTACTGATAGTGCCGTCCATATGCAATATCATGTAAAAAATGTTTATTTGATATTAAATTTCAAAAGATCGATTTGGCctaattcaaattatggaaaaaGAGAATAAGCATTCAGAGAAAGGAGTGAATAAAAAATTGAATAATATGCTTGTTGATTATTGCATCTATACGCAAACTGCCATGGGGGTGTAGCTCCTATCACATTGACTACTATTTCCGAGGCAAGGCTTACCGGCAAAGGTGAGGATGATGTGTGCAAGGACCGAACTAATTTGGTAAACTTGATTGCAACTGATACATGTTAAAATTTAAAAGCTGGTGCTGGCTAATCATGGGTCAAGGCTTGGATTTGAAGCAACTGTATTCCTGTATATAAGTACTGTGATAGACAGCTAATTCATGTAATTAAAAGGATCACTAGACAatcaacaagaacaagaacaactaaaaaaaaaaggaaaaaaggcatAGATGTTGCAAAGTAATAAGCAGCAGATTTATTAGGCTAAAATTGCAATATGTTCCAAATAAAAATTTCAACATGGCATAGTATTGGTGCAGAAAAACCAGTATATTAGTAGGTATAGCACCACACAGATAGCCTATGGAAGTGGCAATATTCAAAAAACAGCTGTCAAAAGATAAGTATGACCTGCAGGATGTCTTGCAGTTAATACTTATCTTTTGGGAGCTGTTTTCATGAAGATGATGATTTCCGTAGGCTAGCTGTATGATGAAATACATGAATGTACTGATGGTGCTGGGCATATGCAATGTCATGTGAAAATCATTTTTTTGACATTAGATTGCGGAAGATTGATTTTTAGCCTAATTTAAATTGTTTAAAAAAAGGTATAAGTGAGAGTTCTGAGAAACCACAGCATGGTGACAAATTGAGATATAACCATATGCTTGTTGATTATTGCATCTATACGCAAACTAGCACGGAACGTAGCTGCTAGTAGTTGAATCCAAACTAAATGCTAGAACAGAGAGTGACTCCTTGCAAGCATTTAAACAAACAGGTCACCTTATAGTCGGGGCAAAAGCCCTAACTCAAATTGCTTACCAACAGACTCAAATTGACGAAACAGAGAAATAAAGGTATCCGTATCCTATTTCTAAGTAGTGTTGGGATGCGGGGGCTTACCGGCGAAGGTGGGGACGAcgtggacgccggcgccgcgggaaAGGACGGCCTCGATCTCCTGCTCCAAcgacggccgtggcggcgggggagggggcggcacctcctcctccttctcctcctgctcgcGAGGAGGATTCACGGAGCGGCGCGACGCTTTCTTCCGTGCGGGCTTCCGCCGCGACttgcgggcgggcgggcggttgcgcggtgcaggcggcggcggcggcggcgggaggggtgGCGGGTCGACGGGGGCGCGCTCCTTGGCCTGGCGCTTTGGCGGCGGGGACGTGGAGAGCGCCGCGGATGCGGCCCTCTCCTTGCGCTTGGTCGCTGCCCCCCGGCGGCGCGGTttggccgcgggcggcggcgagggtttgGGCTCCATGTCGAATCGAAGAAGCTGGAGTGTGGAGACAGTGGAGCGGAGACTGGAGTGTGGCGTGAGTGTGCGCTATTGTTGACTGTTGAGTGTTGACCGGAGAGGTGCGCCGTTTGATGGGCACTTTTGGGGTAAGCGTGTTTGAGTTCCTTTAGCAGGCCAATGCCGTCTCTCTGAATAGTGGGGCCTGTGCTACAGTTCGCCTCATATTTTAATGGGCCACGAAAatcatggattttttttaaaaaaaaatagaaacacaTGAACTGAGCAGCTTCAATGTATACACTAGAACATTGCGCGGCATTGCCGCGCTAAATGGCCTCCTACAGATGGGCATCCAATTTTGTAAACAGTAATTGCAATCTGCAACATTGAGGCGCATTGCCATTTTATTTCTAGATCTGATATTTCTTTATCAATATTGACTATACCAAAATAGTTTTCCACAATGGCAGTATATATTGTAGGGGAAAAAACCAAATCAACTTCATAAAAAGATACCAATATTGAGGTGT
Above is a genomic segment from Setaria viridis chromosome 4, Setaria_viridis_v4.0, whole genome shotgun sequence containing:
- the LOC117852204 gene encoding SWI/SNF complex subunit SWI3D isoform X1; translation: MEPKPSPPPAAKPRRRGAATKRKERAASAALSTSPPPKRQAKERAPVDPPPLPPPPPPPAPRNRPPARKSRRKPARKKASRRSVNPPREQEEKEEEVPPPPPPPRPSLEQEIEAVLSRGAGVHVVPTFAGWFSWKGIHPIEKQMLATFFDGKSEMRTPKIYLGIRNLIMSKFHFNPEVHLEAKDLSELSIGKMDARLEILEFLSHWGLVNFHPFPPVTQKCELVESKTGADTAEEISLVEKLFQFKTVHSYLVPVPKKADVISPVQFTSLLAEPTLAEDAITTAESSVEYHCNSCSVDCSRKRYHCRTQVDFDLCSDCYNVGKFDEGMSNADFILMEYAEVPGSGGSNWTDQETLLLLEALEIFKGKEWDEIAEHVATKTKEQCMLYFLQMPIFDYFLDGKEFSETPQKITQDLAETGTFDVPEEMDVDDNAEGKESTDEKTFKKADANSSETGTKLADQSVSAKEDTMNPGDNVLVASSIVDESNKSSLMDPANKKNLADVDVSGEHASNFVIDVLRSTFEVIGHFLDKEDLGSFAEAGNPVMALAAFFASVVEREDAVTSCCNSLRAISEISPALQLATGHCFILPDPPSNLEDPTSNFSPCTGGECQGGVGGTQNVNATDKDSSEREESALALEKEKATFTSQKEHMELSNTKESFVEGPQAEVISNSTKDSDNRTAIMESSVASDKMRYGCNTIPCSATSTNTNEPSSIASQEASAASTKGTTNPERVEGDKPSSMELPDDGSPSHGKVDPEEIELAPVASSSMQQHESNQTGNGNTKEPNSNENIIAAAAADPVIRLQRAAGTAVSAAAVKAKFLAEQEEVHIRQLAALVIEKQFQKMEAKMSFLSEVDNLVLRSRELTEKMRKKLMLERSAIITSRMAAAASRTNQHGAPGTRLPLPVALVQQLRRP
- the LOC117852204 gene encoding SWI/SNF complex subunit SWI3D isoform X2, coding for MLATFFDGKSEMRTPKIYLGIRNLIMSKFHFNPEVHLEAKDLSELSIGKMDARLEILEFLSHWGLVNFHPFPPVTQKCELVESKTGADTAEEISLVEKLFQFKTVHSYLVPVPKKADVISPVQFTSLLAEPTLAEDAITTAESSVEYHCNSCSVDCSRKRYHCRTQVDFDLCSDCYNVGKFDEGMSNADFILMEYAEVPGSGGSNWTDQETLLLLEALEIFKGKEWDEIAEHVATKTKEQCMLYFLQMPIFDYFLDGKEFSETPQKITQDLAETGTFDVPEEMDVDDNAEGKESTDEKTFKKADANSSETGTKLADQSVSAKEDTMNPGDNVLVASSIVDESNKSSLMDPANKKNLADVDVSGEHASNFVIDVLRSTFEVIGHFLDKEDLGSFAEAGNPVMALAAFFASVVEREDAVTSCCNSLRAISEISPALQLATGHCFILPDPPSNLEDPTSNFSPCTGGECQGGVGGTQNVNATDKDSSEREESALALEKEKATFTSQKEHMELSNTKESFVEGPQAEVISNSTKDSDNRTAIMESSVASDKMRYGCNTIPCSATSTNTNEPSSIASQEASAASTKGTTNPERVEGDKPSSMELPDDGSPSHGKVDPEEIELAPVASSSMQQHESNQTGNGNTKEPNSNENIIAAAAADPVIRLQRAAGTAVSAAAVKAKFLAEQEEVHIRQLAALVIEKQFQKMEAKMSFLSEVDNLVLRSRELTEKMRKKLMLERSAIITSRMAAAASRTNQHGAPGTRLPLPVALVQQLRRP